Part of the Macrobrachium rosenbergii isolate ZJJX-2024 unplaced genomic scaffold, ASM4041242v1 13895, whole genome shotgun sequence genome, tacTGGGATGAACTGTGTGCATTGCAAATGTAGCATAAAAGAACCGACAGGGTGAGAAACATAGTTATGCAGAACTGGTAAAAGATAAACATCAGTGTTCTGAGTTGGTTTTACTAATGGGGAAAGAATGGGGACAGCAGAGTGCGGAAAAGCATGTGCaattcaaaagttttaaaagtgagaaagagaggaatataTACATAGAGGAAGCTAAATAGATGACTTTGGAGGTACAGGTACAGGAACCGTGAAATTTCCTGGAAAATAGAATGAATGTCATGGTGTGTGTGTAGTGCCCCGCTAGTAAACCCTATGCATAATGGTGTAATAATATAAAGAAGCTAAAggtgtggactttttttttttttttttttttttgcacagtgggttcatccacgattcagaagTTAAGGTATGGATTGGGGAGTGACTGTCTTTTTCCTGGCCGGGTAAATAGTTAAATGGTGGAAATGAAACAGCCAAGTTGTCTAAGTGGACAGTCAAACGGGAGGAGAATTATCTttaacttattaaaaatttacaattccAGACTTTAAATTCGTTAAAAAGCGACAAAAGAAATTCGCTAAGAATGGCAAAAGAAATCAAATTTACAGATATATCTCTAATGCTAAGTGGAGTGTGCATTCGCGGAGCTTTCAGTTTTGGATAGCAATACgaattcaaggaaaacaaaatgaaactgctTTTATCAGTAACAACTCTAAATGGAATGCAACAGCACTGATATATAAAAGACATGAAATGTTTGACACCAGTTGAGAAAGTCATAGATGAAACATCAAATgctggaaaaaacaaacaaatgatcaCAGGTATTTCATAAAGTATATAAATCGCCGAGGATTcagaaatttagtaaaattaactCAAAGCCATAATAGAATATCTGACCTTTGGGAGGCTGGTTAATAAAATCAACTCTCACAAAGAATTACCATCTAAATTTAAATTCTAAGAGCTAAGTCATAAGGGAGACGAAAAATCCAACTATAAAACTGAGAAGTAAAgtcatgtaatttcaatttacCATTGttctcttcaataaaaaaaattctaatgttAAGCAGGAAAAAAGTACCAGAGTAAAAACTAGAACTGGCAAAAATGTTGATTGTCAAAACATGTTTGATTAAAATgcgtaacaaaatatttttctttttatattctctatTTCACCATTGCAGAAAATTTACAGAGAAATACAATGTTTGTTTACCAAAATATGCATTTCAAAAGCCCAATTATTCATGAAGTGATTGCCCGCTACTTCATGGTGGAACACAAGTGTTATTGAAATAAATGACTTTACAAGCACACACAAAGTCACGTTTGCCTCTACGGCCATAGGTTATTTTTAGGACTgtcggaatatttttttataataatttgtattGTCTTAAATATGGATTTTTTCATACCAAGATATAGACCATACATATAAACAGATACGTGCGTATCGCGCTTAcacgcactcactcacacacacgtgcGAATGAAAGACTTCCTAGGCAACATCACAACGAGGAACAGATATCcagttgtataaaaaataaatgtgaatccGTATCTGTTGTGTGATGTTATACCAGTTGCACGAGGCAGTTAAATGACAGATTCATGAGTTTGGTATCATTTCAAATTAGGATACTTATGATTTACCCCGGTATATTCAGAAAAGCCcccaaaataatgataaataaaaataaaagatcaaaataaatatttacggttgacaaaaaagtctttattttgacatagaaaaatatttgccaaaaatagaatattaaagatattcaatttgtttttgtACTGAAGAACTAAAGCAAATTGCCCTTTTGATGAATATATGGTATATTCTATTTATAAGAACTACTGGGCTTTAAAACatgggaaaattttaaatttttgaaatcgtAAGAGATATGCATCTTTGACTGGTCTGATCTCGAGAGGAGGGATCTGTCAGCATCTACCCGTATGAACACATATTTTGCATTCTGCAGTTCGTTGGGGACGCACACTTTTCTGGCCATGTGGTAAGTTGTCTTGGCCGGCATTATTCGTTTTAATGCTTTGCGCAGGTCGGATGGGGATGGTGGGCTCGTTGGATGTTGAAAGACGGCTGGAGATGTGTTCAATGTCGCGTGTGGTGGCGTTCTCAGGCCTGGTAAGAcccaaggtaactcctttctccaactcctgccTTGACATCTGGCAGTGAGTAATTCTTTCAGTGACTGGTGTAGTCTTTTGATAATGCTGTTAGCTTCTGGGTTGTAGGGTGTCATGTGTATTATCTTTGTCCCAAAACTGTCTGTGAGGGCGTTCCATAAGGCGGAAGTGAAGTTTGCTCCCCAGTTGCTCGTGATGATCTGTGGGATTCCATGTCTGCTGACCCATCCGATGAGAGCTTACATACAACTCTCCACCGTCTGTTGCTGTATCGGTATTGATTTGGGCCACCTGGTATATCTGtcgatgatggtgaacaggtatctgcACACCTCGTAAGGGGGGTAGAGAACTCACTATGTCGACGTGAATGTGGGCGAGTTGTCGGTGTGCTGTGTGGAACTCTCTTATTCTGCTCTCTGCCTGCCTTGTTATTTTTAACATCTGACACAGAAGGCATTCTCTCATCcaatttttttgtctattttcattccccaccagatgtacctcTCTGCTAAAATTCGGGCAATTGCCTGGCCTGAAGGGTGCGATGGGTTGTAGGAGAGATCGAAAGCTTTTTCTGTAGCCTTTTGATGGGTAGGGGAGAGGGTGCCCAGTACTTGATTAGCAGACAATGGTTGTCTCTCCATTGTTGACTGACTGGTCACTCCACATAAGGGCGGGGCTGTCCCTCCTCAGTCACTGTAGGTCACGTCTTTTTTTGTGCTTCTGCTATTTGTTGAATTACTTTCTCGAAACCCTTCaaatacttgatggtgcaggagtgttcagctattgctgataGGTGATGCTGTTGTCGTGCTAACCATGCGTCTACTGTCTTTGTGAAGGTgtgcaccaagggttgatggtTCGTTTGTATGATGACGAACCGCCTTCCTTCAAGCATGTAGTAAAAGTGACagatggctttgtggactgctAGGAGCTCCCTGTCGAATGCGGAGTACTTTTGTTCCACTGACATTAACTTTTTGCGGAAGATTGCCAACAGATGAcaaccatcatctgtgtcctgctctaGTACCCTGCCCAACGGCATGCTACTCGTGTCAGTGgtcaaagtgagggacctatggggtaaagaaaagattaatgtggatgcagaggttattgcttgttttgctgaAAAAATGCATTGAACATTGAACAGAAAAAggttaaaagtgaaaaacactCAAAATTACCAATGAATGAAAGGGTTGGAGGTAAACTGAAGgtgtccactaaatagtataattcactaattcgatcagaagataaaatatgtacagACGCTATCAATGgaaatctgaggcactgtcaagAATTACGTTACACAAAAGAATCACAAAGTACTCAAGCAAAATGCCACAACCACAAAACTTACACACTAGGCCTTTTGTAGGTTAACAAGCAATAGATACTAGTGAGGATCCAAAGGATGCACAGTAGGGGGTAGGATGAGCAAGAATGTTCCACTGTTGATAGTATGGATATCTTAACCGAATAGGGCACCTGGATATGTAAGAAGGTGGCACTGTTGATCTACAGTTGATACCACACAACAGGGGCTTGATATcacggatctgcaagagcaggaaagttGAACACGTACGACTGGAATCGAGTAAACTGACAGTGAATTCATGTAGGCAAAATATCAGGACACTGTCTtacataataattacaattaaacacaaGTAAGTGAATGAAACTAAAATGTGTCACTGttgatcacaattccaccacaatcaaaaccataggaatctctgagggagaggaACAGGAATATGGTTACATGAATTAGGAGAACAATTATATAAGCACAGGTACGATATACTTAAGGGGCCGACAAACAACTTCCGATCATATTATCTTAGGTCCGTGGACAAGACGTGAGGTTCGTAGAGCCAGGTTTCTGCCACAGGGCATCAGTGGAAGTGTTGCCACTCAAGGGTCCCCACCAGAGGGATATTCAACGAAATGTACCGGCACTGGTAGACTAGTAGGGCATCAACATGCAGAGGCGAGTAACTGGATACGGCAATCTTCAGCATAGCAGCGTAGGAACTACTTCAAGTAGGGTTCAAGCGTAGTCTCTCAGTGACTTCTGGACAGGGGGACGTCGTCAGGTAATTCAGCAGGGTGATGTCTGTTGGAGTTGGCTAGTGGAGGGAGTTCAGTGTTGTGGAGTCAAGAGGGTAGACTAGCGGAGTAGCGTAAGGCTGACTAGTggtgatgtgtgtatgtgtgtgtgtgcgtgtgtggtgcCAGGAGGGTGATGTCATAGAGTGGCGTTGTAGCCATAACTAGCATGGAGTATACTAGCAGTGTGTCTTCTGGAGAGGGTTGAGCAGAGTGTCTACAAGCAGGGACACAACTGAAGGGGGACTAGCATAGGTTATGCTAGCAGTGTGACTTCTGAAGGGGCTAGCCAAGAATGGATTGTGGGGGccagtatatatatcacagtcCATTGGCGacagttgtattttgacacttctggCAGCCTCCATTGTCCTCCTCTCAGGGCATGTCATTAATCCGGtcaggtacctagaaaggtcattgtatGGTGGCCAGATAAAGGTTCGAGGGAAGAGGTGCTAATGGGGTGACAATTAGATGAGAGAGTCGAGGGATTTATAGGCAGGGATGCAGGCATTAGTAGGCAGAGCTGCAGGTGCGGGTCAGGACAAGAAAGGTAACCCTTGAGGGCAGCGCATGTAGATGGGAAGGaggggaaattaagaaaaatgcgATGGGGCACAAGTGACTGGGGAATTGAGAACAATGGTAACAATACAGGGAACTTTCAAAGGTGGCGTGCTACTTGCAAGTGGCTGCTAAAATTGTCACCTTAGGGGCgcattactagggtcaggtcagatcagtaatGACTCGCTGTAGGTTCCTGcacttagtttctcattagacaGCTGCACTGGCTTAACTAGGCCCGGGAAAACATGGGAACGCTTggtgtgaaaacatcaaaaccactagtacttcttttgaaatgtatgtTAACCCATGGATACATAACATTTTGGGCCTACATCTCTGGATGACTGGGGTCAGTTTGACCCCAATACTATATTTTCATTACGAAATTCATAAAGGGATAAAACAAATAACTCTACTCATTCCAAgtttattttcaatcatttaagacgataactgaagtaaatttgaataataattaatgacataaaggaaatgaaaaatcaataaaagaaaactttttagagATATACTCATGTGAAGcttgatttttacttatttgatgTAATGCAAACTTTTAAAGTTCATtaactaaatgtaaaaaaaaatcctcttggCAAATGACACTTTAGGGCTTATTCCTTATATGAATAACACATCACAAAATAATGATCAGGACATACAAACTCGCAACACATATTACATTTTGTACTAGATTTCCTGTCTCTACCCCTTGGACATGCTTTGCATCTGGAACACTTTTTTGATGGAACAGAGGGAGCAGGAGCAAGTCGGTCCTCTTCTGGGTTGCTTGAAGAAGTACTAGCTTTCCTAGACTCTCTGTACTTTTGACTCAAAGCCATTCCCAGCTCAGAAAGAAAAATTCGCCTATTGTGGCTTTTCCCATTTTGGTAATTTGGAAACACACATGTATAAAGAATTAATGCATTGTAACATGTCAGATCAAGCAAGTTGCACCGAACTGGAACATACCACCTTTTACTGGTGTATTTGACACTGTATGTACCAACCCTTTCGTCCACGCAATTGACACCACCCTTTGTGGTGTCGATTTTACCCTCACTCAGTTTCTCATCCTTGTGCTGGCTTGACAGTAAGAATACATTTATAGGAGACAATTTGCATTCCCTCTTCACTATAGGCAAACACTTTCATACAACCCTCTTTTCTTTATGTCCCGCAGTTCTTTTGGCACTTCCCTTCTGTTGCTATGAATAGTACCAACTAATGGCATTCTTTTGAATGAAAGCTCTCTAGCTAAGTTCAAACTGGTAAAAAAATGTTCACAGGTGACATTCCTTCCAGTTCCGTGCAAGTGAGCTGTGAGCTTAAGTACAATGTGCATTCCTAATTCACGAGTTCTCTCTTCATCCTTTCCTGTATACATTTcaatgttatatacataatatgagtTAGCATCTGCCACAATCCAGAATTTCAAACCGTATTTGGCAGGCTTTGAAGGCATATATTGGATGTAACTGCAACGTCCCCGAAATGGATATAGTTGCTCATCAACAGTAACACACTCACTATGCTGGTAGCATCGTTGAGAATTTTCAACAAATCCATCTAACAACAAGCGAACAGCAGCTAACTTATCTCTAGCTTGCCTACTCTTTCTTGTAGTAGGATTACCGAAACGTAGTGCTCCACGAATCTGTTCAAATCTGTTGACTGACATGGTTTTCGAAAATATAGGAGACCCAAATGGAGAGTTCCATAATATTATTGCCTGACAACTTGATATTTGCTTTTGTAGACTCCTCTTAGAATGAACAAGCCTATGTAAGCTTCAAGTTCTTCAAGTACCAATGTCTTCCAATCTTTGTACATCAGTTTCCCTTGTCTGTTTGTTTCATGCAGAATGGTTGAAAGCATACTGTTGTCAAAGATAAGATCAAAAGCAAAAGATGGATCTTGCgctgaattttaatttacaaacacTGGGATTTTTATaaggataattaaaatgtaaaaaaattaagtaatttattgtatttgctAAGTATCCTAATTCATCCAGGTGCTGATGCGGCAGCTAATACACAAAGTTGACCATCGTGAAGCAAGGGGGAACCGCAGTAATTCAGCCTCTTCCAAATACCTTAAAATATTACCAAATGCCTAATTATATACTACACAACgatcgtataaatatatatttaaatccaaTTATTATGTGAAGCACGTATAACACTTGGCATGTTGCATACCTTggaaaacttaagtaaaataaatatatatccacagTCCAAACTGGAGTCCACGTAGTACAATTTATGATATCCCTGAAAGGGTACGAAAACTCGTTACAAATTTGaaaggtatgaaaaaataaaacttaataaacgATGATAATTGGAAGGCAATTTTATATGGGATGGCATTATCCCTCTAAATGATTTCGGATTGACATAAAAAACTCCCCCTGAGTTTTACAGACCCACCGATATCATCCTGGGAAGAAGGTGAAGTACGTGTAGAGATAGACTGCGATGAAGGAAAGCTTCTTCCTGGTTGGGGTTAAACCAAGTTTACATGGCGATAATACTCTTCGTCACTTCGAAGGACATGCAGAAAGTGTTCTTCGTCACGTTAAATGGGTAGCTGTGCAATGTGTATTCTTATATCAAGAACAGGAGCTCGAGTAACTGAGTTACTAGACCCCTTGCTTAAGTTTCCGTCAACCTCAGGAAGAAAGCAAAGCATTAGTGGCTGGTTAGGTTAAAACCACAAAACGGCCGCCGGAAGGCAGTGAGCTGTTAACAACCAAGGGGGTAGTTAAATACTTGAAACTAAGCTAACTGTCTTCCAGTGACCATGCtacttaaaacaaatacaaattccaTTTGGAATTTCAGTACACTGCGGGGGAACAAATCCAAAAAAATCTTTTGGATTTTgccaaatacattatatacaatacatacaaatttaaatttatcagtttataaATTCAACATTTCAGATGTTTTTCTCCGGCTTTCCACAGCAGCTTTTCTTTTAGGCCTCTCAGAAGCTGGTGATAATTTGTCAATGTTGTGCAAGTCATTGGGCTTTAAGTCCAAATCATCGTCTAAGGAAAGATAAGGTATTAGATTATTAACATGGAGTTTACAAACTTGTCTGGTACGGCCTTTGAAAACTATTGCATGTGTAGTTTCCCCAATATCATTtgtaaaagtttcctttattTGACCTAGAGGATAATTGTTAATCTTCGTATTATCTTCCTTAATCAAAATAATGTCACCTACTTTTAGAGGATGATGAGTCACAGGGCGATATCTACCCTTTCTATCAACCGCCTGGCTTAAAAGAGTCTGCATAAACTCATGATGGTAAATATCTATAAGTTTACTCCTAATCCTAGACAACTGTTCAAATTTATTAGTAGTTCCACAAGGAACGAATTCTTCATCCTCGGGTAAAGGTTGTAAATCTGGAATGACATTGAGGGAAGAAAGCTCATACCATCTTATTAACATTTCGGGTGTTATTGGTTCAGGAAGGTCTTCCGCTGCACTATCCCTAAGAGCCTCTTTAAAAGATATTGGCCGTCTGTTTACTAAGTGGACAACTAGACATACAGTAAActcaaaatcaaagaaagaaagaatattgtTCTTGATGGACCCATATAGAAGCCTCTTTGTTAACTTGACACAAACCTCAACAATGGAGCCTAACTGACTACACCTAAAGGTTTAACACCTCGCTCCTCAAAATACAATTGAGTGAGGGGATCATTCAAAAATGAAGTTATAACATTAGCTCCTGCAACTATTTGTGACCCTAGGTCACTAATGCATAACTGTGGAATGCCAAACTCGAAGCAATGAAGAGAAAATGCCCTAAGTAAATCTGGCACACCAAGTGTtctacaaattttcaaattaactGCACGAGACCAAGTGCAAGTAAAACATAATAGCCATaccttaacattttctttctccaGTTTAACTGTAAAAGGACCTATATAATCAACGAAAATATTGCCGAAAGGTACAGCTGGTGGGTCTTCCCTGAATTCCCTGTAACAATTTTGATTTAAATCGACAGGTCGTGCATTAAATCTCTTGCAGTGAACACATTGCCTCAGAACCTTTTTACCAATGAAAATTTCTAGGAATAAAATAGTGTCTTCTGAGTTCAGCAAGAACAGCATAGCACCCAGAATGAGCTAATTTATGATGAATATCAAGTATAATTAACTTAGTTAAATGGCTGTCTCTAGATAATAGAATAggaaattttttctcattcttaaaTTTGCTCTTCACTCTCAAAATGCCATTGTTATCAACAAACACATTCAACTGAGAAACTATACCTGGTATATCCTTTACTGCAGAAAACCCGttggaaaaatgttctaaaacatcaGCAAAGTGATTTTGTTGATCATTCAAATTCAAACGGACAAGagctaaagagaaaaaattcttttcttgtaCATTAACTTGCCTTCTCACTTTAGCTTtccatttgtgtgtgcatattatacACCGACGGTACAGCAAGACAAGTCTTCGGAAGTCTGAAAAATCAGAGATATTCACCAAGCATTCTCTCTTAACTAAAGGAACATTAGAAATATTCATGTAATTTCCTGAAAGATAACCCTCTTTAGGAATAGTGAACTGCATGTCAGGTGTCCGAATATTAGTCAGGTCCGGGcctgaaagaaaacaagatttcATCAACAATTTATATGACGTGCACCTGGTTACCATATCTGAAGGATTCTCCTTGCCATTAATAAACCCAAATTGAACAAGATATGTTTCACAAAGTTTTTGTATGCTGTAAATTCTGTTCATTACAAAAGTAGAACATTGGTTCGTTTTCTTAAGTTGAAGAGAAGAACTTATTAACCATTGCAGGGCACAAGAAGAATCTCAAAATAGACAAATCTTTGTCACCTTTATAGGTTTTATGCAACTGGGACCAGCAAGATCAAAATAAAGATCAATAGATTGTTCAACTCCTAGATTAATGGCGTGGATCTCTAAAGATGGTATGGATTTACCTCTCAATTGGGTATTAACCAACCGATTTTTAGCATTCACAAAGGTAAGTTTGCCAGACTCAACATTCAGTAGATAAATGACACACCCATGTATGTCACAACTGGCAtcagtaaaaacaattatatgataCTCACCATCCCTTCGACCCACAAAACGAGTTACTTTAAGAGGGGGCGATGAATTACGCTGTCTACAGATATTCCTCCAGTCTTTGAGCTGTTGACTGTTAAGAGTCTGATCCCAATTCAAACCCTTTTGACACTGCAAATTATGCATATAAAACCTACGTCGGTTAAATAAAGGCAAGTTGAAACCAAATATATCAAACTGGGAGGCAATGGACCTAAGAATTAATCTTTTAGTGTTAGCTCCTGGGTCAAGGTTAATTGGCCTAGTGAAAATATCATCCGAAAGTCTATTCCATTCAAGCCCAAACAATTTATTGACTTCAGGAGTAAGAACTGACTGATCTATGTCAGACTGCAGATCAATATCATTGGTTACCAGCTGCTGAGTTTCAAATTTAAAGGGTCTGAATATGTCATCTAACTGCTTGTAGGCACACCTCAGGTCATCAGAGCTGCTCATGGTAATAGCAccattatccatatatattaagGCATAAATAAGTTTCTTCAGTTCATCAATTCTTGAATCATTACTTGAagttaaaattaacatataatacAATGAAGCCATCAAAAGAAATGGGCTACACCAAAGTCCAAATGAAAGCCTGACATTTTTATAAGCAACGGGGGTGTAATCACCTGCGCTGACATTCCGAAACCAAAAGAACAATAGTCTAGACTGATCAATTTCACTTAAAGCCAACATATTGAAAGCTTTTtcaaatcaaaaattaaaattttttcatcaaacCTAATATTAAGAAATGCAGTTGAAAGCTTTTGATTTAGGTTAGGCCCAGCATACATACATTGATTATGTGACAGTGACAGTTTCTTAAAGGATTCCTGCAAATTAGAAAGAAATACTATGCGACACTTCGTAGTTTCCCTTTCTGGCTTAAAAACTGGCATATGAGGTAAGAATGAGTAGTTAGGGTATTTAGTCTTAAATACTTCCAAGTCAAAAATTGGTTCAATAATTCCCGTATTTAATTGCTCCTTTATGCAGTTATCCACCAACTGCAAGGAACCTTTCTTACgaagtaattttttcaaatttgattGAAAAATAGCCTTGGAAAGCGACTCATTTCTCTAAAGAAGGTGTGATACCTTCCCATTCCATAACAAGGGAACAACTATACGTCCATCACTTCTCGTGTGTAAATTTCTCAAAGTGTAGTCCACGAGAGAATTATTGAGCTGATTAGATTCATCACTGTAAACTTTCTGATCATAGTTCAAATAAAATTGGCTCTCCATATTCAGGATTTGATCAGTTGCTTCTTGCAGTTTCCTATCAATAATAGTTCCTTTATCTGAAAGTACAGTGAAAGAACAATTTGTCGTCATGTCACTGAGCTCGTTAAATTCATCATTCATAGATACACTAGTAGCTAGAAAATAAGAATGGCAAGGGATATTATAATATGTACCTTTTTCAGCATTAGAATTTTCGCCCCTTAGTGGTTTCGAGGCTAAACTGTCATTACCATTAAGAGAAGTAAGATTAATTATGAACCTATCAACATTCCCCAAAAGCATTATTCCTAAAGTAGTCTCAATATACACAGACGAATTAGGACTCCCTATCACTATATCTCTTCCCAAAAGACAATGTGAAAGCTCTACTCCTAACAAAAGCTGAACGTCATCAATGCCCTGAGAATTGGCTGATAAAAGCTTGTCAGCAAATACAAGATTTTTACTCTGTATTATACTAACTACCTGACCAAGACAAGGTAAACTTAATTGCAGGTTTATAGAGGGTGCAACTAGAGCAGAAATAGCAAATATTTCATTCCCCAGCTTTATAGGAACTTCAACAAGACTAGTAGAATATTCCTTTTGACCATTAAACCCTTTCACAGTAAGTTTTACGTTGTTAGTCAAAGACTTTAAATTATAAGAGGAAGCTAACTTGCTagatataaaagtattttgtgaTCCTGAATCCTTAAGACCCCTGTAAAGCCTATTTTGACCatttatacaaaatgtgaaaGTAGGGAGAACTGTACCTGTGGTAACATTTGGCAATACTGCTATCCCACTGCTTGCTTCCTTGGAAGACTCTTTTTTACTATTACACCTGTCAGGACTAAGTTTCCAACAAAGATACTCCATGTGATACTGCGAACAATGTGAACAGGGTCTTCGAAATCTGAACTTACATGCTtcagtgaaattattaaaattatcacaTTTTACACAACCTTTatgcaaatttaataaataaattttagcaGAAGGGGTGGCATACTTAGTACACTTGTAATTTAAATGATCACTGTCAGAAATACCGGCCTTAGAACCAAGTAAACATTTAGCCCTACCTTCTACTTGTTGCTTCAAAAGTAAGAGCAAGTCCCTGtctggataattaaaactctggGTCGTGGTTTCAAATTCTctaatgaatttcaaaaaatcCTCACCTTCCTTACTTTGGAATTTTGGCAGAGGGCCAGTGGGTTGCCTCAAAAGACTCCTAGCAATATCAGCAGTTAATGAAAGTGGAGGGCTTCCAGCATTTACACTTACACCCAACAAAGGCAAAATACCTGAAATTTTATCATGGTAAGACTGACACGCTGAAAGCTCAGCTTCCAAATCCTCTTCTCTAAATTCCCCTGAAAATTTTTGAGTCTGTATTTTAAAATCCAAGTCACTTAATCGCTTCCTATATTCCAGGAGAACACCTCGCTCAGATACTTTAGCAGTATTATCTAATGAAGGGTACTGCGAGGAACGGTTGGCACAATCTGTAACCTTTTTCCTAACAATCTTACGCTGACCAATTAACACTACCAATTCAGCCATTATgactacaaataaacaaacaagcaccaatatataaaaagtataattaataCAATACACAACGAAATTTTTCTAAACAAATTAGTAAACACCACTTAATACAAATAACGTTATTACGAAGCAAAAACCTCAAAGTAACGCGAGAAATGGGAGCACTCAAATACGTACTAAATTATTCGCAAAGGGATAAACAAACTATGAACCGCATAAATAGTCCACAAAGAACTTTAAATCAATTGCCAAGTAAACGATAAACTCACTTACGAATTCGTAAAAATGGTACACTGAACTCTTCTTAAACAGCAAAAAATGGATTAAAGAATTAAGCAaattaaaccccccccccccaggtaGAAACCTCCAACACACCGC contains:
- the LOC136837932 gene encoding piggyBac transposable element-derived protein 4-like — its product is MSVNRFEQIRGALRFGNPTTRKSRQARDKLAAVRLLLDGFVENSQRCYQHSECVTVDEQLYPFRGRCSYIQYMPSKPAKYGLKFWIVADANSYYVYNIEMYTGKDEERTRELGMHIVLKLTAHLHGTGRNVTCEHFFTSLNLARELSFKRMPLVGTIHSNRREVPKELRDIKKRGLYESVCL